GATGCTTTAGCTTCTGACACTTACGAGAGGGGGTACTTCGATCTATTAAATCGTCAATTCAAAGTAATCACCCAAGGAATTTCCTATAAAGAGAGCAAATCCAATCAAGATATCAACACCATTCGCCATGGCCTTCTATTGCTTCAAGAAAGTTCACAGCGAGAGCTTATCATCCAGAGTCTTGTAAATCTTAAGACGCATTGCAATGTAAATAATGACCACTTCGTAGAGCAACTTAATGACTCCATAGATCAAATGTGTGAGGAGAGAATCATAAGGCGGATGCTTAGCTCTCTAGAAGCTATCAAGCCTTTGACTAGAAATTCTCTAGATGTTGAAGATATGGAGCAAGCTTTGAAAGTCTTTGCACTACGATTTGATGATTGTCTTGATGAAATAAAAAAGCTACTAAATAGGACAGACCTTGTTGCATTTCAGAGGCTAGTCGACAACGTGCATCTATATCGTATAGATCAGCCGATAGTCTTAACAGCTGCAGACTATGGTGTCCCACAAAATCGAGAGCGAGTACTTTTCATCGGATGTCGCAAGGATCAAAAACTTATTACTAGCATTCCTACAACGATAAAAGAAAATGATCGGGTGACAGTATTCGAAGCTCTTTGGGACTTAGATATGATTGGTAATGGAGAGACTGTAAAAACGTATCGAGCCACCCAACCCATCAAGCAATATCAAAGCTTACTACGAGCTCGCTCAGAGGATAGTGTTCCGATAAGAGGGGGACAGATGTATTCAAGTTGGTCTAAATGTGGAAGACTGAAGCATCGATTTGAATTCGACTCTGAGCCTTTTTATGTCAAGACAAGAGGAGAGCTAAGCTCCCGTCTCAAGTATCAGAAGATGGAGCTCTTCAATCATCAAACGAGCCAACAAAATGCTGATGTACGACGTCGGTTACAGCTCATTGCAGAGTCTGGAGACTACGACTCTGCTAAGCCTCAATTAAAAAAAGAGGGGTTAGAATCAAACAAACGCAACTATACCGTATTAAATCCACAGGGACAGAGTCCTACTGTGTGTACTATGCCAGACGACTTTATTCACTACGCAGCTCATCGCCCACTCACTGTACGCGAGATGGCACGATTACAGTCATTTGATGACTCTTTTGTTTTTCAAGGAAAGAGACAAACGGGTGGTAATAAGCGCAAAGTAGAGATTCCGCAGTATACATTGGTGGGAAATGCAGTCCCTCCATTGATGGCTAAAGCCATTGCCAATGAAATTCTAAATAAAATTGACTAGCTTATGACACATATGCGTTCTTTCTCGAAGCTTGAGGAGCAAAACATTGCTTATCTTGTAAACCATAACATAAGCTTTACCCTCGTTCAAGTCACAGGAACTGGATTGAAGAAAAGTATTTTAGACGCAACAGCTCCAATGCGTAGCTATTTCTTCGAGCAAGGTATTCACAACTATTCAGAACAGCTACAGGGTCCTAATCACAAGCAAATACTTCCTACTAGGATCTTCGATGAACAGAATGAATATCAAACCAAGACCTCTCTTTATCGTCCTATTACAAAAAAAGGAGATCCTCGCCTTTGGATTTATCAGCTAGGAGAGCATACCCATCCAGATGACATCCATGCAATTTGCGTCTATAAGATGGAGTTTAGAGTAATCAATATAACACGTGTCAACATCGAGAAAAGCTACACCGCCTCCGAGCCATCTCCTCTGAAAGAGTTCATAGCAGAACTTTACCACACAAGCTCTACGACATCAGAAGAGCTCCTTGCATTTTTCAAATGTCACAAAGGAGAGTGGTTTGAAGCTGAAATAACCGCAGATACAGGCATTGGGCGTACCATTGAAACAATGTTAGGCATAGCGCAAAACTCTAACAAAACACCTGACTACAAAGGAATAGAACTCAAGAGCTATAGAGAAAAGC
The sequence above is a segment of the Porphyromonas vaginalis genome. Coding sequences within it:
- a CDS encoding DNA cytosine methyltransferase produces the protein MAEKREFTQSRQKVTFIDLFAGAGGISEGFLQAYTADKYYDFLLASDINTNCQLTHEVRYNYQLGLSTEFLCQDIMEESFLSNLLDKIGEKQIDVVTGGPSCQSFSLAGSRSKFDKRDNLFYHYLKVIKALRPKYFVMENVKGILTKDKGKFVDRILSEISSIIDEAAMPYLQAFLKTKLPNYLSPFMVKLWLTKLDVEAYDALASDTYERGYFDLLNRQFKVITQGISYKESKSNQDINTIRHGLLLLQESSQRELIIQSLVNLKTHCNVNNDHFVEQLNDSIDQMCEERIIRRMLSSLEAIKPLTRNSLDVEDMEQALKVFALRFDDCLDEIKKLLNRTDLVAFQRLVDNVHLYRIDQPIVLTAADYGVPQNRERVLFIGCRKDQKLITSIPTTIKENDRVTVFEALWDLDMIGNGETVKTYRATQPIKQYQSLLRARSEDSVPIRGGQMYSSWSKCGRLKHRFEFDSEPFYVKTRGELSSRLKYQKMELFNHQTSQQNADVRRRLQLIAESGDYDSAKPQLKKEGLESNKRNYTVLNPQGQSPTVCTMPDDFIHYAAHRPLTVREMARLQSFDDSFVFQGKRQTGGNKRKVEIPQYTLVGNAVPPLMAKAIANEILNKID
- a CDS encoding MvaI/BcnI family restriction endonuclease codes for the protein MTHMRSFSKLEEQNIAYLVNHNISFTLVQVTGTGLKKSILDATAPMRSYFFEQGIHNYSEQLQGPNHKQILPTRIFDEQNEYQTKTSLYRPITKKGDPRLWIYQLGEHTHPDDIHAICVYKMEFRVINITRVNIEKSYTASEPSPLKEFIAELYHTSSTTSEELLAFFKCHKGEWFEAEITADTGIGRTIETMLGIAQNSNKTPDYKGIELKSYREKRSSTKNVLFTQTPDWSLSTLKSGREIVAKYGYLDKIKGKKTYQNTVQCNLPNSQGLGLTLDQVKELLELQYFGTPIEDVAVWTLRKLHQRLSEKHRETFWIAVDNKYQDGKEYFRYQSIEHTRNPILPQFDLLLEAAIITVDLLLCRPSGHGDTYSFKIKKKGMPLLFPESLTYDLLS